The following proteins are encoded in a genomic region of Xanthomonas citri pv. mangiferaeindicae:
- a CDS encoding bacterioferritin — protein MKGHPEVVDYLKFLLRGELAARDQYFIHSRRYEDLGLHQLYARINHEMEEETQHADALLRRILFLEGDPDMRPEAFEPGRTVEEMLRKDLALEYAVRDHLAQGIALCERHGDFVSRQVLVTQLSDTEEDHTYWLEKQLRLIEMIGLQNYQQSRMGDAEGTHAGAG, from the coding sequence ATGAAAGGCCATCCCGAAGTCGTCGACTACCTGAAGTTCCTGCTGCGCGGCGAGCTTGCCGCACGCGACCAGTACTTCATCCATTCGCGCCGCTACGAGGACCTGGGCCTGCACCAGCTCTATGCGCGGATCAATCACGAGATGGAGGAGGAGACCCAGCACGCCGATGCGCTGCTGCGCCGCATCCTGTTCCTGGAGGGCGATCCGGACATGCGGCCCGAGGCGTTCGAGCCTGGCCGCACGGTCGAGGAGATGCTGCGCAAGGACCTCGCGCTCGAGTACGCGGTGCGCGACCACCTCGCCCAGGGCATCGCGCTGTGCGAGCGCCATGGAGATTTCGTCAGCCGCCAGGTGCTGGTGACCCAGCTCTCCGACACCGAGGAAGACCACACCTACTGGCTGGAGAAGCAGCTGCGCCTGATCGAGATGATCGGCCTGCAGAACTACCAGCAAAGCCGCATGGGCGACGCGGAAGGCACGCACGCCGGCGCGGGCTGA
- a CDS encoding thiopurine S-methyltransferase — translation MHPEFWHERWRTQRIGFHRDAPLPLLIAHWPALRLPAGARVFVPLCGKSLDMVWLAEQGHRVLGVELSELAVRAFFDGCGLTPQVHESAAGRHYTAGPYELIVGDAFALDAAILADCAAVYDRAAMIALPSDLRATYAATAWHRLPAGCRGLLVTLTYPQHEKAGPPFSVDADAVHALLDTDWHVGLVEHRDILASEPDFGTTALSTAVWQVARRD, via the coding sequence ATGCATCCGGAGTTCTGGCACGAGCGCTGGCGCACGCAGCGCATCGGTTTCCACCGCGACGCTCCGCTGCCGCTGCTGATCGCGCACTGGCCGGCCCTGCGCCTGCCGGCCGGCGCCCGCGTCTTCGTGCCGTTGTGCGGCAAGTCGCTGGACATGGTCTGGCTGGCCGAACAGGGCCATCGCGTGCTCGGAGTCGAGCTCTCCGAACTGGCCGTGCGTGCGTTCTTCGACGGGTGCGGGCTGACGCCGCAGGTCCACGAGTCCGCTGCAGGCCGGCACTACACCGCCGGCCCGTACGAGCTGATCGTCGGCGATGCCTTCGCACTCGATGCGGCCATCCTGGCCGATTGCGCGGCGGTCTACGACCGGGCAGCGATGATCGCGCTGCCGTCCGACCTGCGCGCGACCTACGCCGCGACCGCGTGGCACCGGTTGCCGGCCGGTTGCCGCGGGCTGCTGGTCACGCTGACGTACCCGCAGCATGAGAAAGCCGGCCCCCCCTTCTCGGTCGACGCCGATGCGGTGCATGCGCTGCTCGATACCGATTGGCACGTGGGCCTGGTCGAGCACCGCGACATCCTCGCCAGCGAGCCGGATTTCGGCACGACCGCGCTGTCGACCGCGGTCTGGCAGGTCGCGCGCCGCGACTGA
- a CDS encoding heat-shock protein Hsp70: MKIGIDFGTSYSAAAARIGDRLEHIRFGGQAQFRTAVYFPRAVPDVADFALTDAMEAQVAEIVRDLKAAQTRAGTAARSEAQLRGDAVRIVRRQWMEQQMREAETSVADLQDAVFGEEAIERYLEDGTGNLVQSPKSMLGFNLHPRARATIAGIAAHILEHIRLTASRQLGTVVREATLGRPVRFRSSMGEAGGEQAIAILREAAGIAGFDTVHFLEEPAAAALHHHAISPQRQTTLVVDIGGGTTDIALASIGGHDAPQVHRAWGIANGGTDVDIALSLARAMPLFGKGVTRTPVHHFVEAATVQDLPRQREFHRHDYRDVVAPYGPRLQALQDEGGTTRLYRGIEAMKVRLSDDATAVQPLDFIEPGLSVDAARADLEAAAARFLDQIGGLLDEVRNDLPQPPDTLFLTGGMSGAPYVQAAARARFPQARVVRGDPSLGVVSGLAEHASNTPAAG; this comes from the coding sequence ATGAAGATCGGTATCGACTTCGGCACCAGCTACTCGGCCGCCGCCGCGCGCATCGGCGACCGCCTCGAACACATCCGCTTCGGCGGGCAGGCGCAGTTCCGCACCGCGGTGTATTTCCCGCGCGCCGTGCCCGACGTGGCCGACTTCGCACTGACCGACGCGATGGAGGCGCAGGTCGCCGAGATCGTGCGCGACCTCAAGGCCGCGCAGACCCGCGCCGGCACCGCGGCACGCAGTGAGGCGCAGCTGCGCGGCGACGCGGTGCGCATCGTGCGCAGGCAATGGATGGAACAGCAGATGCGCGAAGCCGAGACCTCGGTCGCCGATCTGCAGGACGCGGTGTTCGGCGAAGAAGCGATCGAACGCTACCTCGAGGACGGCACCGGCAACCTGGTGCAGTCGCCCAAGTCGATGCTCGGCTTCAATCTGCATCCGCGCGCCCGCGCCACCATCGCCGGCATCGCCGCGCACATCCTCGAGCACATCCGGCTCACCGCGAGCCGGCAGCTGGGCACCGTCGTGCGCGAGGCGACACTGGGCCGGCCGGTGCGCTTCCGCAGCTCGATGGGCGAGGCCGGCGGCGAGCAGGCGATTGCGATCCTGCGCGAGGCCGCCGGCATCGCCGGCTTCGACACCGTGCACTTCCTCGAAGAACCGGCCGCGGCCGCACTGCATCACCACGCGATCAGCCCACAGCGCCAGACCACGCTGGTCGTCGACATCGGCGGCGGCACCACCGACATCGCGCTGGCGAGCATCGGCGGCCACGATGCGCCGCAGGTGCACCGCGCCTGGGGCATCGCCAATGGCGGCACCGACGTCGACATCGCGCTGAGCCTGGCCCGCGCGATGCCGCTGTTCGGCAAGGGCGTCACGCGTACGCCGGTGCACCACTTCGTCGAGGCCGCGACCGTGCAGGACCTGCCGCGCCAGCGCGAGTTCCACCGCCACGATTACCGCGACGTCGTGGCGCCGTACGGCCCGCGCCTGCAGGCGCTGCAGGACGAGGGCGGCACCACCCGGCTCTACCGCGGCATCGAGGCCATGAAGGTCCGGCTCAGCGACGACGCCACGGCCGTGCAGCCGCTCGACTTCATCGAGCCGGGCCTGTCGGTGGACGCCGCCCGCGCCGATCTCGAGGCCGCCGCCGCGCGCTTCCTCGACCAGATCGGCGGACTGCTCGACGAGGTCCGCAACGACCTGCCGCAACCGCCCGACACGCTGTTCCTGACCGGCGGCATGTCCGGCGCGCCCTATGTGCAGGCCGCCGCGCGGGCGCGGTTCCCGCAGGCCCGGGTCGTCCGCGGCGACCCGTCGCTGGGCGTGGTCTCGGGTCTGGCCGAGCACGCGTCCAACACGCCCGCCGCGGGCTGA